The Metabacillus schmidteae genome has a segment encoding these proteins:
- a CDS encoding fumarylacetoacetate hydrolase family protein — MKLTSIKVDNEELAAVLVDEKVILIREINKRVKENWSEDILSILKNDQLSQITNWYKHVGYKELKEMNQMALESITFAPLYRHPNKIWGVGMNYVEKAIELSGKLPEEEPVIFMKPNSSLIGPEENIVLPQQSNQVTAEAELAIIIGKTCKNVEEAEVPKVVAGFTSSLDMTAKDIHAINPRFMQRAKSFDTFFSFGPYLTTIDEVKDVRGISVETKLNGKVCHSNIVDNMMYSPWWIVSFFSRIMTLHPGDVIMTGTPGSVLISDGDVVECVIEGIGELRVYSCK, encoded by the coding sequence ATGAAACTAACGTCTATTAAAGTTGATAATGAGGAATTAGCAGCCGTCTTAGTAGATGAAAAAGTGATATTGATTAGAGAGATAAATAAAAGAGTAAAAGAAAATTGGAGTGAGGATATTCTATCCATTCTTAAAAATGATCAATTATCACAAATTACGAACTGGTATAAGCATGTTGGATATAAAGAACTAAAAGAAATGAACCAAATGGCGTTAGAAAGTATTACGTTTGCCCCTCTATACCGTCATCCGAATAAGATCTGGGGAGTTGGTATGAACTACGTAGAAAAGGCGATAGAATTATCTGGGAAATTACCTGAAGAGGAACCCGTTATTTTCATGAAGCCGAATAGTAGTTTAATAGGTCCTGAAGAGAATATCGTTTTACCACAACAATCAAATCAGGTTACAGCTGAAGCAGAGCTTGCGATCATAATAGGAAAAACATGCAAAAATGTGGAGGAAGCTGAAGTTCCTAAAGTGGTTGCTGGATTTACGAGTTCCTTAGATATGACTGCGAAGGACATTCATGCTATAAATCCCCGCTTTATGCAAAGAGCTAAAAGCTTTGATACATTTTTCAGCTTTGGACCTTATCTAACTACGATAGATGAGGTGAAAGATGTGAGGGGAATCTCTGTTGAGACAAAACTGAATGGTAAGGTTTGTCACAGTAATATTGTCGATAACATGATGTATTCACCCTGGTGGATTGTTTCGTTTTTCTCCCGAATTATGACCTTGCATCCAGGTGATGTGATTATGACTGGCACGCCGGGTTCTGTTCTGATAAGTGATGGTGATGTGGTGGAATGCGTGATTGAAGGGATAGGAGAGCTGCGAGTTTATAGTTGTAAATAA
- a CDS encoding YfcC family protein: MSVERSSKINLNHHPKLKNKMTMPHIYVILFIFIALASIATYLIPAGVYERIPGPEGRTTIDPHSYHAVEQSPIGVVDFMTAIPRGLVAAGEVVFFTFIIGGLFAVIKKTGLIEIGVDKLTRRFSTKSVMVIPVLVILFATVCSLIGTQELSLVYVPVILPLMIALGYDSMVAVAIALIATTAGFTTGFLNPINTGLGQKLSGLPVFSGLELRIVAFIVFVLIGVVYIIRYAQKIKKNPMASLVYEEDSEKRTQYHTKSASKEYKATSRQRFASVLLLVFFGLLVYGVLTQGWFMLEMAGLFIVMGIVVGRTSGLTFSEICEGFNEGFREVLVGAFIVGVARAVAVVMEDGLVMDTIVNSLGTVVGEFPAVFSAIGMFIVQMLFNFLVPSGSGQALVTMPIMAPLSDLIGVTRQTAVLAYQFGDGIGNILYPTSGYFMATLVLAGVSWQKWVRFFLPLFSIWFAVAIIFLIFAQVIQWNG, translated from the coding sequence ATGTCTGTAGAGAGAAGTTCTAAAATTAATTTAAATCATCATCCAAAGTTAAAAAATAAGATGACTATGCCCCATATTTATGTCATATTATTTATTTTTATTGCATTGGCTTCGATTGCTACCTACCTAATTCCAGCTGGTGTCTATGAGAGGATCCCTGGTCCTGAGGGTAGGACAACAATTGATCCTCATTCATATCACGCTGTGGAACAGTCACCTATTGGAGTAGTTGATTTTATGACTGCTATACCTAGAGGTTTAGTAGCAGCTGGAGAAGTTGTATTCTTTACATTTATTATTGGCGGTTTATTTGCAGTTATTAAAAAAACAGGTTTAATTGAAATTGGTGTAGATAAGCTCACAAGGAGATTCTCAACCAAAAGCGTTATGGTTATCCCTGTGTTAGTTATCTTATTTGCGACAGTATGTAGTTTAATAGGAACGCAGGAACTAAGTTTAGTTTATGTACCTGTTATTTTGCCGTTAATGATCGCATTGGGCTATGATTCAATGGTTGCTGTGGCCATTGCCTTGATAGCTACCACTGCAGGATTTACAACTGGTTTTCTTAATCCGATAAACACAGGACTTGGACAAAAATTGTCTGGTTTACCAGTTTTCTCTGGTTTAGAACTAAGAATAGTAGCTTTTATTGTATTTGTTCTTATCGGTGTCGTCTACATTATTAGATATGCACAAAAAATAAAGAAAAATCCAATGGCAAGCCTTGTATATGAAGAAGATTCCGAGAAGAGAACACAGTACCACACTAAATCAGCGTCTAAAGAGTACAAGGCTACATCAAGGCAAAGATTTGCATCTGTTCTCCTCCTGGTATTTTTTGGATTATTAGTATACGGAGTACTTACTCAAGGTTGGTTCATGTTAGAAATGGCGGGTCTGTTCATTGTCATGGGAATTGTTGTAGGACGTACATCAGGGCTAACATTTTCAGAGATTTGTGAAGGATTTAACGAAGGTTTTCGTGAAGTGTTAGTAGGCGCATTCATTGTCGGAGTTGCCCGAGCAGTAGCTGTAGTAATGGAAGATGGTTTAGTAATGGATACCATTGTTAATAGCCTAGGTACCGTTGTAGGTGAATTCCCGGCTGTTTTTAGTGCAATCGGTATGTTTATTGTGCAAATGTTATTTAATTTCTTAGTACCTTCCGGGAGTGGTCAAGCATTAGTGACGATGCCAATAATGGCTCCGTTGTCAGATTTAATTGGGGTTACAAGACAAACAGCTGTCTTAGCCTATCAATTTGGAGATGGTATCGGTAATATTTTGTATCCTACTTCTGGATATTTCATGGCAACACTTGTTTTAGCAGGAGTTTCATGGCAAAAATGGGTACGATTCTTCCTGCCGTTATTTTCAATATGGTTTGCTGTCGCGATAATTTTCTTAATATTCGCTCAAGTCATACAGTGGAATGGATGA
- a CDS encoding allantoinase, which translates to MEKMDLMIKNGIAVLPTGLEQVDIGIKDGRIHILGKNLLNESKNTWDASNQYVFPGMIDVHVHFSEPGREHWEGFHTGSQMMAAGGCTTYFDMPLNGIPSTVTEEALFEKANLGNEKSLVDFSLWGGLVPGNEDDLGALAESGVIGFKAFLSTTGNKEFEAVDEITLLNGMKQIAKRGKVLALHSESAAITNWLKEEKEKEGKFTADDYLETRPIMAEVEAVQRAIYYSMITGCPLHFVHISSAEALEIIQQAKSIGLNITVETCTHYLLFNHQDLRDRGTIAKCAPPLREKEEQEKLINLLINQKFDMISSDHSPCPYELKDPKVHNLFEAWGGISGGQFTLMSMIELAVKYNIPFELVAKWTAQNPAERFGLSDRKGQIKEGKDADFAIVTLDKSFTVTEDNFYAKHKESLYLGHTFPCEITGTINRGNVVYENGRVMDGIPNGCWVKPVGSELVR; encoded by the coding sequence ATGGAAAAAATGGACCTCATGATCAAAAATGGAATTGCAGTTCTACCAACTGGTTTAGAACAAGTTGATATAGGAATTAAAGATGGACGGATTCATATTCTTGGCAAGAATCTATTGAATGAATCGAAAAATACATGGGATGCATCAAATCAATATGTCTTTCCGGGAATGATTGATGTTCATGTGCATTTTAGTGAGCCTGGCAGAGAGCATTGGGAAGGATTCCACACAGGCTCACAAATGATGGCTGCCGGCGGTTGTACAACATATTTCGATATGCCGTTAAATGGTATTCCTTCTACTGTAACTGAGGAGGCACTATTTGAAAAAGCAAACCTTGGCAATGAAAAGTCTTTAGTAGATTTTAGTCTATGGGGAGGACTTGTTCCGGGGAATGAAGATGATCTGGGAGCTTTAGCGGAATCAGGAGTAATCGGGTTTAAAGCATTTCTTTCAACAACTGGTAACAAGGAATTCGAAGCAGTGGATGAAATCACTTTATTAAATGGAATGAAGCAGATTGCGAAGCGAGGTAAGGTCTTGGCTCTTCACTCGGAAAGTGCTGCGATAACCAATTGGTTGAAAGAAGAGAAAGAAAAAGAAGGAAAGTTTACTGCAGATGATTATTTGGAAACACGCCCAATTATGGCTGAGGTCGAAGCAGTACAACGAGCAATTTACTACTCTATGATCACGGGCTGTCCTCTTCATTTTGTTCACATAAGCTCAGCAGAAGCATTAGAAATCATTCAGCAAGCCAAATCAATAGGCTTAAATATAACAGTTGAAACTTGCACGCATTATCTGCTTTTTAACCATCAAGATTTAAGAGATCGAGGAACAATCGCTAAATGTGCACCACCTCTCCGTGAAAAAGAGGAACAAGAAAAATTAATTAATCTATTAATCAATCAAAAATTCGATATGATCTCGTCAGACCATTCACCATGTCCTTATGAATTAAAGGATCCTAAGGTTCATAATTTATTCGAAGCGTGGGGAGGGATTAGTGGTGGTCAGTTTACTCTTATGTCAATGATTGAGTTGGCTGTAAAATACAATATTCCATTTGAATTAGTAGCAAAATGGACAGCGCAAAATCCAGCTGAACGTTTTGGGCTTTCCGATCGAAAAGGTCAAATAAAAGAAGGGAAAGATGCAGACTTTGCTATTGTCACTTTGGATAAATCATTTACTGTTACTGAAGATAATTTTTATGCGAAACATAAAGAAAGTCTTTATTTAGGTCATACATTTCCATGTGAGATAACGGGAACAATTAATAGAGGGAATGTGGTTTATGAGAATGGTAGGGTAATGGATGGTATTCCGAATGGGTGTTGGGTGAAGCCGGTTGGAAGTGAACTTGTTCGTTAA
- a CDS encoding tripartite tricarboxylate transporter permease yields MDLSMVLTAFQEVLHPTMLLYIVIGVFFGIVAGAIPGFTFTMALILAFPFTFGMEPIQGLALMIGIYIGGLSGGLISSILLGIPGTPSSVVTTFDGYPMTKNGEAPRALGIGILSSVIGTFIGAIILFLLGPIIAEGSLLFGPWEIFSLVVFALTLIAGLSGKSMIKGLIAGCLGLLIGTIGISPSGTLRFDFGMPELSSGFSALPVLIGLFAVSQLLTNVEELKQKLTTQDTSALKQKVRIPYRKVFTDLYKDKWNALRSSLIGCFIGCLPAAGAESANFISYDQAKKFSKHKDQYGSGHPGGIIASETSNNAVAGGAFIPTITLGIPGDVAQAIMIGALILHGINPGPALFSQQPVLVNSIYVIIIFSGIAVFFIQTLLLPLFTRITFIPKSLLVPSILVLSSVGAFALNNQMFDIWLVLLFGLIRFFLSKNRYSLISYYFRTHLRSNLRERND; encoded by the coding sequence ATGGATTTATCGATGGTTTTAACCGCATTTCAAGAAGTTCTACACCCAACGATGCTTCTCTATATTGTGATTGGTGTTTTCTTCGGCATTGTTGCAGGAGCGATTCCTGGCTTTACTTTCACGATGGCTTTAATTCTCGCCTTTCCATTTACTTTTGGAATGGAACCAATTCAAGGGCTCGCCTTAATGATCGGAATATATATCGGTGGGCTTTCAGGCGGGCTGATTTCATCTATATTGCTTGGTATACCCGGTACACCCTCTTCTGTTGTAACCACCTTTGATGGGTATCCGATGACAAAAAATGGTGAGGCACCCCGAGCATTAGGTATCGGTATTTTATCTTCAGTTATTGGTACATTTATCGGTGCCATTATTCTTTTTCTATTAGGACCTATTATTGCTGAAGGAAGTCTATTATTCGGTCCTTGGGAAATTTTTTCCTTGGTTGTTTTTGCTTTAACATTAATTGCTGGATTAAGTGGTAAATCTATGATTAAAGGTTTAATAGCAGGCTGTCTTGGCCTTTTGATTGGAACAATTGGAATATCGCCAAGTGGCACGCTGCGTTTTGATTTCGGCATGCCTGAGCTTTCATCAGGATTTTCAGCTTTACCTGTTTTAATTGGTTTATTTGCTGTTTCACAGCTATTAACAAATGTGGAAGAATTAAAACAAAAGCTAACAACACAAGATACATCTGCTTTAAAGCAAAAGGTACGTATTCCTTATCGAAAAGTATTCACGGATCTATATAAGGATAAATGGAATGCACTTAGATCTTCTTTGATTGGTTGTTTTATAGGCTGTTTACCTGCGGCCGGTGCAGAATCTGCAAACTTTATTAGCTATGATCAAGCAAAAAAGTTTTCTAAACACAAAGATCAATATGGAAGTGGACATCCAGGAGGTATCATTGCTTCTGAAACTTCAAATAATGCAGTCGCTGGAGGGGCATTTATCCCAACAATTACATTAGGTATACCTGGTGATGTTGCACAAGCTATTATGATCGGTGCTCTCATTTTACACGGCATTAATCCTGGTCCGGCGCTTTTTTCTCAACAACCCGTTTTAGTGAACTCAATCTACGTTATAATTATTTTTAGTGGTATTGCTGTATTCTTTATTCAAACACTGTTATTGCCGCTTTTCACTAGAATAACCTTTATTCCAAAATCATTACTCGTACCTAGTATTTTAGTACTCAGTTCAGTCGGGGCTTTTGCTCTTAATAATCAAATGTTTGATATATGGCTTGTCCTGCTTTTTGGACTAATCAGGTTTTTTCTTTCAAAAAATCGATATTCCCTTATCTCCTATTATTTTAGGACTCATCTTAGGTCCAACCTTAGAGAAAGAAATGACTAG
- a CDS encoding tripartite tricarboxylate transporter TctB family protein produces the protein MVDRIFAIFILLVGGVFFIESNKFSEKSGVQTFAPSFFPRVIIILMMILAITLLIKSFFSKQEKNSLFSNLKLYIFEHYRVIAILGLFFVFTMLIPFIGFLFSSMIFMFFATVILRPFKLRFMATNIILSLTLPFIVQWVFQNILNIYLP, from the coding sequence ATGGTTGATCGGATCTTTGCAATCTTCATTTTACTTGTTGGAGGAGTATTCTTTATTGAGTCAAACAAGTTTTCTGAAAAATCAGGGGTGCAGACATTTGCTCCCTCTTTTTTCCCAAGAGTGATTATCATCTTGATGATGATCTTAGCAATTACTCTCTTGATTAAAAGCTTCTTCTCAAAACAAGAAAAAAACTCTTTATTTTCAAATTTGAAATTATATATTTTTGAACATTATCGGGTTATCGCTATTTTGGGATTATTTTTTGTCTTTACCATGCTAATTCCGTTTATCGGATTTTTATTTAGCTCCATGATTTTCATGTTCTTTGCAACTGTTATACTCCGCCCCTTCAAACTTAGATTTATGGCAACAAATATCATCTTGTCTCTCACATTGCCATTCATTGTTCAATGGGTGTTTCAAAACATCCTAAATATTTATTTACCTTAA
- a CDS encoding Bug family tripartite tricarboxylate transporter substrate binding protein: MQNKLVYFLLTLMFVFVISGCGSATSSSSEATTTASNEAFPTKPVKLVIPYPPGGGTDVLFRLVAQYAEKHLGQTIVPTNMAGATATVGSRFVKDAEPDGYTILGIHQVAATAQHTGVVDYGFSAFDPVMMMTSTPHIPSVSKKFSEENNIKTINDFIDYVKAGNKVNWAYTVGSEDHFTIAALLDAAGVDPTTLNYVNYDGTGPQYAAVLANQVDGMTGDYASGKGYIEDGSLVPLGMVFGDRNPFLPDVPTLKEQGIDFSVTVDRGILAPKGTPPEHVKIIADAFQKALEDPELQKKIEELGSFPNFKNTEDYSKHIEELDAKMETLAPKMKF; encoded by the coding sequence TTGCAAAATAAACTAGTTTATTTTTTACTAACACTCATGTTCGTGTTTGTTATATCCGGATGTGGAAGTGCAACTTCTTCTAGTTCTGAAGCAACAACAACTGCATCTAATGAAGCTTTTCCTACTAAACCAGTAAAACTTGTGATTCCTTATCCACCAGGTGGTGGAACTGATGTCTTGTTTCGTTTAGTTGCACAATATGCTGAAAAACATTTAGGTCAAACAATTGTTCCAACAAATATGGCTGGTGCTACAGCAACAGTTGGGTCTCGCTTCGTGAAAGATGCTGAGCCTGATGGGTACACAATTCTGGGCATTCACCAAGTAGCTGCAACTGCACAGCACACAGGTGTAGTGGACTACGGCTTCTCTGCATTTGATCCTGTCATGATGATGACTTCTACTCCTCATATTCCATCTGTCAGCAAGAAGTTCAGTGAAGAAAACAATATTAAAACGATTAATGACTTTATTGATTATGTTAAAGCAGGAAATAAAGTAAATTGGGCTTATACAGTTGGTTCTGAAGATCACTTTACGATTGCAGCATTACTGGATGCTGCCGGTGTAGATCCAACAACGTTAAACTATGTAAACTATGATGGTACGGGACCACAATATGCAGCTGTTCTAGCAAATCAAGTTGATGGAATGACGGGTGATTATGCATCTGGTAAAGGCTACATTGAAGATGGAAGTTTAGTTCCACTTGGAATGGTGTTTGGTGATAGAAACCCATTTTTACCAGATGTACCAACGTTAAAAGAGCAAGGTATTGATTTTTCAGTAACTGTTGATCGCGGTATTCTTGCCCCTAAAGGTACTCCACCTGAGCATGTAAAAATTATTGCAGATGCATTCCAAAAAGCTTTAGAAGATCCTGAATTACAAAAGAAAATTGAAGAATTAGGTAGTTTCCCTAATTTCAAAAATACTGAAGATTACTCAAAACACATAGAAGAACTGGACGCTAAGATGGAAACATTGGCTCCAAAAATGAAATTTTAA
- the ggt gene encoding gamma-glutamyltransferase, whose product MNKTIVGSKSMVVSPHYLASQAGNIILERGGNAFDAAVAVSACLAVVYPHMTGIGGDSFWVTYSKGEEKVRVYNGSGRTGINLTREVYEGQEAIPTRGIDSAITVPGMVDSWDAVLKEYGKLTLEEVLRPAIEYAEKGFPLSPDQHENTVKRADILKEDEDMARIFLPNQEIPKVYQRFIQTDLSRTLKKLAENGRDDFYKGKLAERIVSNLKDKGSRLTLEDFSNHYGEWTDPITTTYRGYDVYQAPPNSQGFVGLMALNILENFDFSLIEEGSYRYYHVLVEALKRSFQDRNKHLTDPQFYDIPLDRLLSKSYGKEMAEEIQFDSARDIKTEPVGSDTAHAAVIDEEGNAVSFIQSLYFEFGSGVAAGDTGIVMQNRGSFFSLDPTHVNCLEPGKRSFHTLMPAMVLKEGKPRIIYGTQGGEGQPQTQTAILTRMIDYGMDPQSAISAPRFVWGRTWGQQTQELKIEGRVNLNVLEQLSKAGHAVNKVEDFNGIMGHANAILIDDQGFVHGGVDPRSDGAAVGR is encoded by the coding sequence ATGAACAAAACAATAGTAGGGTCAAAGTCAATGGTCGTTAGTCCGCATTATTTAGCATCACAAGCAGGTAACATCATCTTAGAAAGAGGAGGGAATGCATTTGATGCAGCTGTAGCGGTGAGTGCTTGTCTTGCTGTTGTGTACCCTCACATGACTGGTATTGGAGGAGATTCATTTTGGGTTACATACAGTAAGGGTGAAGAGAAAGTGAGAGTTTATAATGGAAGTGGTCGAACTGGAATAAACCTTACTCGTGAAGTATATGAAGGGCAAGAGGCAATACCAACTAGAGGAATCGACAGTGCGATTACAGTTCCAGGAATGGTGGATAGTTGGGACGCTGTTTTAAAGGAATATGGCAAGTTAACGTTAGAGGAAGTATTACGACCGGCAATCGAGTATGCTGAAAAAGGATTCCCGCTTTCGCCTGATCAACATGAAAACACAGTAAAGAGAGCAGATATATTGAAGGAAGATGAAGATATGGCAAGAATATTCTTACCGAATCAAGAGATTCCTAAAGTATATCAACGATTTATCCAAACAGACTTATCACGCACATTAAAAAAATTAGCTGAAAATGGTAGAGATGATTTTTATAAAGGAAAGCTGGCAGAACGAATTGTTTCAAATTTAAAAGACAAGGGCAGTCGTTTAACCTTAGAGGATTTTTCAAACCATTATGGAGAGTGGACAGATCCAATCACTACCACCTACCGGGGTTATGACGTTTATCAAGCACCTCCAAATTCACAAGGGTTTGTCGGGTTAATGGCCCTGAATATTTTAGAAAATTTTGATTTCTCCTTAATTGAAGAAGGTTCTTACCGTTATTATCATGTATTAGTTGAAGCATTAAAAAGAAGCTTTCAGGACCGTAACAAACATCTAACAGATCCACAATTTTATGATATCCCATTAGATAGGTTATTAAGCAAATCTTACGGAAAAGAAATGGCTGAAGAAATCCAATTTGACAGCGCACGGGATATTAAAACCGAACCAGTTGGCAGTGATACAGCCCATGCGGCAGTTATTGATGAGGAAGGAAATGCGGTATCCTTTATTCAAAGTCTTTATTTTGAATTTGGCTCAGGAGTTGCGGCAGGTGATACAGGTATAGTCATGCAAAACAGAGGTTCTTTTTTCTCCTTAGATCCGACTCATGTGAACTGTCTTGAACCTGGGAAAAGATCATTTCATACCTTAATGCCGGCAATGGTATTAAAGGAAGGGAAACCGCGAATTATTTATGGAACACAAGGAGGAGAAGGACAGCCGCAAACTCAAACGGCTATTCTCACAAGAATGATTGATTACGGAATGGATCCTCAATCAGCTATTAGCGCCCCAAGATTTGTATGGGGAAGAACATGGGGACAGCAAACACAAGAATTAAAAATTGAAGGTCGTGTAAACCTAAATGTACTGGAACAATTATCAAAAGCTGGTCATGCCGTCAATAAAGTGGAAGATTTCAATGGAATTATGGGTCATGCAAATGCGATTCTGATTGATGACCAAGGCTTCGTACACGGTGGAGTTGATCCGAGAAGTGATGGAGCTGCGGTTGGGAGGTAA
- a CDS encoding Lrp/AsnC family transcriptional regulator, with amino-acid sequence MKIDHIDRKILELLTINGRMSYSDIGKELDLSRVSVRERVNQLIKHDVIEKFSVVINSEKMGKNVSAFFEVDCEPAYLVEVAQKLADNPCVSSCYQMTGPSTLHMHVLVDDFEALEKFINNELYALEGITRVESHILLRRFKSRSGMKL; translated from the coding sequence GTGAAAATAGATCATATTGATAGAAAGATACTAGAGCTTCTCACGATAAATGGCAGAATGTCTTATTCAGATATAGGAAAGGAACTTGATCTATCTAGAGTTTCTGTCCGGGAAAGAGTGAATCAACTGATTAAACATGACGTGATTGAAAAATTTAGTGTTGTGATCAATTCTGAGAAAATGGGGAAAAATGTTTCGGCGTTTTTTGAAGTTGATTGTGAACCAGCCTATTTGGTTGAAGTTGCACAAAAACTTGCGGACAATCCATGTGTATCCAGCTGTTATCAAATGACTGGACCCAGTACATTACATATGCATGTATTAGTTGATGATTTCGAGGCGTTAGAGAAGTTTATCAACAATGAATTATATGCACTGGAAGGAATCACAAGAGTTGAAAGCCATATTTTACTTAGACGCTTTAAAAGCAGAAGTGGCATGAAATTATAA
- a CDS encoding chromate transporter, whose protein sequence is MKHLQLFLAFFRVGMLGYGGGPSSIPLVHKEVVDKYKWMNDDEFADVLALGNTLPGPIATKMAGYIGYRVGGVFGLINATLSTILPTIILMIVLLTTISSIKDYPWVQGMTAAVVPVVGVMLATLTWDFYKKSQTSMGWLKAIIFIGGSFLFMEVLGLHPAILIVVLLIAAVMIKDKKPEEERNVERGNAS, encoded by the coding sequence ATGAAACACCTCCAATTATTTTTAGCGTTTTTTCGAGTGGGGATGTTAGGGTATGGTGGAGGACCGTCATCAATTCCACTTGTTCATAAAGAAGTAGTGGATAAATATAAGTGGATGAATGATGATGAGTTTGCTGATGTGTTAGCACTAGGAAATACATTGCCGGGACCCATTGCAACGAAGATGGCCGGCTATATCGGGTATCGTGTAGGGGGAGTTTTTGGTCTTATAAATGCTACTCTTTCAACCATTCTCCCAACCATTATTTTAATGATTGTTTTATTGACAACAATTTCTTCTATAAAAGATTATCCTTGGGTTCAAGGAATGACAGCTGCTGTTGTACCTGTTGTGGGAGTAATGCTGGCAACATTAACATGGGACTTTTATAAAAAATCGCAAACCTCAATGGGCTGGTTAAAAGCTATAATATTTATAGGGGGCAGTTTTCTTTTTATGGAGGTTTTAGGACTGCATCCAGCTATTTTAATCGTTGTATTATTGATTGCAGCTGTCATGATAAAGGATAAGAAACCTGAAGAAGAGCGCAACGTAGAAAGGGGGAATGCTTCGTGA
- a CDS encoding chromate transporter produces MIYWEIFLAFFIPGILGYGGGPASIPLVENEVVDRYGWMDVNEFSEVLALGNALPGPIATKMAGYIGYEQGGILGSLVGIFATVAPSLILMIVLLGFLYKFKDSPKVKRMTTFIRPTIAVLLGVMAYGFFFTSYQDTGIWQTLFLVVASFFLLEKLKVHPAIVIVAAMGYGAVFI; encoded by the coding sequence GTGATTTATTGGGAGATATTTCTCGCCTTTTTTATCCCTGGTATTTTAGGGTATGGTGGTGGACCCGCATCAATTCCACTAGTCGAAAATGAAGTGGTTGACCGCTATGGATGGATGGATGTTAACGAGTTTAGTGAGGTCCTCGCATTAGGGAATGCTTTGCCTGGCCCAATTGCAACAAAAATGGCTGGCTATATAGGCTATGAGCAGGGCGGAATACTAGGAAGCTTAGTTGGAATTTTTGCAACTGTAGCACCTTCACTTATTTTAATGATTGTCTTATTAGGATTTTTATATAAATTCAAAGATTCTCCTAAGGTAAAGCGAATGACAACGTTTATTCGTCCAACGATTGCAGTCTTACTCGGAGTGATGGCCTACGGCTTTTTCTTCACATCCTATCAGGACACAGGAATCTGGCAAACCTTGTTTCTTGTTGTGGCAAGCTTTTTCTTATTAGAAAAATTAAAGGTCCATCCAGCTATCGTTATAGTTGCTGCGATGGGATATGGAGCGGTATTTATATAA
- a CDS encoding winged helix-turn-helix transcriptional regulator translates to MQKKKYNIAVEATLEVIGGKWKCVILCHLTHGKKRTSELKRLMPNITQKMLTQQLRELEEDGVINRIVYHEIPPKVEYELSEYGKSLEQILNALCAWGESHLTQVYGDKNEVLEESILNTK, encoded by the coding sequence ATGCAAAAGAAAAAATACAATATCGCGGTTGAAGCAACTTTAGAAGTAATCGGCGGAAAGTGGAAGTGTGTCATTCTGTGTCATCTAACTCATGGAAAAAAGCGGACAAGTGAATTAAAACGATTAATGCCTAATATCACTCAAAAAATGTTAACTCAGCAATTACGTGAACTAGAGGAAGATGGTGTGATTAATCGTATTGTTTATCATGAAATACCACCAAAGGTAGAATATGAATTAAGCGAATATGGAAAAAGTCTGGAACAAATTTTAAATGCCTTATGTGCTTGGGGAGAAAGTCATTTAACACAAGTATATGGTGATAAAAATGAGGTTTTAGAAGAAAGCATTCTTAATACTAAGTAA